Proteins encoded within one genomic window of Acinetobacter sp. YWS30-1:
- a CDS encoding mechanosensitive ion channel family protein, with translation MPNSNIPTEVTNSLKGVFTNINTDRLTEIVVAVVLCFIGFLIARFFSNAFIRTIGIRFNAHQQMVWRRGIFYFIFLLFVMASLKEAGFKLSVFLGAAGILTVALGFASQTSASNLISGIFLIGEGSFEVGDTIQITLIRGHTVEGEVISIDLLSVKLLTQDNIYVRLPNEQLIRAPVHNLSKFPIRRIPITLAINFHEDIIKVREVLLDVANKYPLVLADPKPAVTVTAFRESSIELLFAIWCQQENYLKVRDEMQERIRNGFLDNQIEIPVPKMGFVDHPLARPLENEDVDQYANEKELKREPDLK, from the coding sequence CAACAGTCTCAAGGGAGTATTTACTAATATTAATACCGATCGCCTGACTGAAATCGTCGTCGCGGTTGTGCTGTGTTTTATTGGTTTCCTGATCGCACGTTTTTTTTCGAATGCTTTTATCCGTACTATTGGTATACGCTTTAATGCGCATCAGCAAATGGTCTGGCGTCGTGGGATTTTCTACTTTATTTTCCTGCTGTTTGTAATGGCAAGTTTAAAGGAGGCTGGCTTTAAGCTGAGTGTTTTCCTTGGTGCAGCAGGTATTTTAACTGTGGCCTTGGGTTTCGCATCCCAAACCTCTGCATCCAACCTGATCAGCGGTATCTTCCTGATTGGTGAAGGATCTTTTGAGGTCGGTGATACCATTCAGATTACACTGATTCGTGGACATACCGTTGAAGGTGAAGTGATTTCGATTGATCTGCTCTCGGTCAAACTGCTTACCCAAGATAATATCTATGTACGTTTACCGAATGAACAGCTGATTCGGGCTCCGGTACATAACCTGTCCAAGTTTCCAATCCGGCGTATTCCGATTACCTTGGCTATTAATTTCCATGAAGACATCATCAAGGTGCGTGAAGTACTGCTTGATGTTGCCAATAAATATCCGCTGGTTCTGGCCGATCCAAAGCCTGCAGTCACAGTCACCGCCTTCCGTGAATCTTCGATTGAACTTTTGTTTGCGATTTGGTGTCAGCAGGAAAATTATCTGAAAGTCCGTGATGAAATGCAGGAACGGATTCGAAATGGCTTTCTCGATAACCAGATTGAAATTCCGGTACCGAAAATGGGCTTTGTTGATCATCCACTGGCTCGCCCACTGGAAAATGAAGACGTTGATCAATATGCCAATGAGAAGGAGCTGAAGAGAGAGCCGGATTTAAAATAA